One window of the Shewanella maritima genome contains the following:
- a CDS encoding HD domain-containing phosphohydrolase gives MTKHTILIVDDVADNIHLLTDVLGDEYTIKASLNGTTALKICQQPSKPDLILLDVMMPEVDGHEVCRKLKADPTTKSIPIIFITANSEVSDETLGLSLGAVDYITKPISPAIVKSRVRTHLALYDQTRVLNKKVLERTKALTQTQTKIIERLGKAAEYKDNETGMHVIRMSHYAHILAIASGMDALEADLLKQAAPMHDIGKIGIPDHILCKPGRLTDDERVEMQKHAEIGADIIGDDDSELLKLAKTVAISHHEKWDGSGYPNGLSGNDIPLCARIVAIADVFDALTSERPYKKPWSIEQATVFLQEQSGKHFDPYLVPLFLNNLEEVIAIKSTFKD, from the coding sequence ATGACAAAGCACACCATTCTGATAGTTGATGACGTAGCGGACAATATTCATTTGTTAACTGATGTGCTCGGTGACGAGTACACCATAAAAGCGTCGTTAAACGGTACGACTGCGCTGAAAATATGCCAGCAACCAAGCAAACCCGACTTAATCTTGCTCGATGTGATGATGCCAGAGGTCGATGGTCATGAAGTTTGTCGCAAGCTTAAAGCTGACCCCACCACAAAATCAATTCCGATTATTTTCATCACAGCCAATAGCGAAGTATCTGATGAAACACTCGGTCTGTCATTAGGGGCGGTTGATTATATTACCAAGCCTATCAGTCCAGCGATTGTAAAAAGTCGGGTCAGAACCCACTTGGCTTTGTACGATCAAACAAGGGTACTGAATAAAAAGGTTTTAGAGCGCACTAAAGCGTTAACACAAACTCAAACCAAGATCATTGAGCGTCTAGGTAAGGCTGCTGAATACAAAGATAATGAAACGGGAATGCATGTCATTAGGATGAGTCATTATGCGCATATTCTTGCAATAGCGAGTGGCATGGATGCACTTGAAGCTGATTTACTTAAACAAGCCGCACCTATGCATGACATTGGCAAAATAGGCATACCAGATCATATTTTATGTAAACCAGGACGGCTGACAGATGATGAAAGAGTTGAGATGCAAAAACACGCCGAGATTGGCGCCGACATTATCGGCGATGACGATTCCGAATTACTTAAACTTGCTAAAACGGTGGCAATCAGCCATCACGAAAAATGGGACGGAAGTGGTTACCCAAATGGGTTGTCGGGTAATGATATTCCACTGTGCGCACGAATAGTCGCTATTGCTGATGTGTTTGATGCGCTGACCTCTGAACGTCCTTATAAAAAGCCATGGTCAATTGAACAGGCTACTGTGTTTTTACAAGAGCAATCTGGCAAGCACTTTGACCCTTATCTTGTACCATTGTTTTTGAACAACCTTGAAGAGGTGATTGCAATTAAGTCTACCTTTAAAGATTAG
- a CDS encoding response regulator, with the protein MNLLKSTSIRTRFLTVLLAVSLLPVSTVSLVITDYVQHTLSNNIFNKLEYVRSAKHSQLKHYINTLHANVSVLAESTTISSSVEAFSSTFDEGVMDEVQYNFFESLEYGDAFKKFLAGYQYYDLMLVNNDGNIIYSVLREDELGQNVQSERFTNTLLPVAYAKGRQGVSITDFGEYWPSADKILSFVSAPITSQYGEIHGVVILKVSNDYVNEVMKQRSGMGETGESLLIGPDYTMRSDAYLDPVNRTVSASFANPELGSIKTEGSIAALQGESGGIITKDYRGVSVLSTYTPIMWGDINFALLVEMDESEAFHAILQTRKIIFVTVIFLAALMAIIAIFLATVLTRPILKLTHASQSIAVGVHTDDVIVKRDDELGTLTNNFNQMKHAINQQLQTIRTQKAALNKSNEDLEAQVKARTADLEESKKRFELAIHGSGDAVWEFEASGKMWFSPRFYEIVGENMIITSREHWHELIHPDDFARTYEAMKAHIFQQQAFNIEFRVYGSNKKLIWFQARAKSLRDENGIAVRTSGTLTDISYRKQIEHELAETTEKAKLASRAKSDFLANMSHEIRTPMNAIIGMSYLALQTELNSKQQNYIEKVNSSAESLLGIINDILDFSKIEAGKLNIEHTDFNLDDIFDNLANIAGLKAEEKGLELMFQISPQVPKYLLGDPLRLSQILINLTNNAVKFTQQGEVVVKVDAQEIDENSVKLLFSVRDTGVGISPEIQSQLFTSFSQADTSTTRKFGGTGLGLAICKKLTELMDGDIWVDSREGEGSTFHFNLVCDLQTHIFEKQAQFPSADQNKAFHILVVDDNKSSRKILLEMLSVHGFKVDEAISGLKAIDMLVARDKTTPYDLVLMDWKMPEMDGIKAAEIIQTHQQLTHYPTVIMVTAYGKEEAAEAARNINIEGFLTKPVVENQLIAAILSSLGIAYESAPVSKTSKLTDFAISNLEGAKILLVEDNAVNQELAKELLVSSDIEVTVANNGQEALDILETADFDCVLMDCQMPVMDGYEATKAIRQQKKFNKLPIIAMTANAMVGDREKVIACGMNDHVPKPIRVKELFSTLSKWILRSPVVDSLTKFKQFEVSPELLELVPKLPGVDKTLGLNICQNNVDLYLKLLKIFHDNEQHFTENFTQLMLAEDKQSACRMAHSLKGAAGNIGATHIQQAAAKLELACHENKSLEELSSELDLVTSSMAATIADMSKIDFEYLLGAINQASEQSDITQVENLTEEVAKLKQLLETFSTDALSHFELIRGALEDAAGRKTVAKLHRMIDGFEFERAVEHVDQLATKLAEKTRHEL; encoded by the coding sequence ATGAATCTATTGAAATCAACAAGTATCCGAACCCGATTTCTTACTGTTTTGTTAGCGGTGAGTTTACTGCCGGTGAGTACTGTTAGCTTAGTGATCACTGATTACGTGCAACATACCTTGTCAAATAACATATTTAATAAACTTGAATATGTGCGCTCGGCAAAGCACAGCCAGCTTAAACATTACATTAATACGCTGCATGCTAATGTGAGCGTACTTGCGGAAAGCACTACGATTAGTTCTTCGGTTGAAGCGTTTTCTTCAACATTCGACGAGGGAGTAATGGATGAAGTTCAGTATAACTTTTTTGAGTCATTAGAGTATGGGGATGCTTTTAAGAAGTTTCTGGCCGGGTATCAATACTATGATCTGATGCTGGTAAATAATGATGGCAACATCATATACAGTGTTTTGAGAGAGGACGAACTTGGCCAAAATGTTCAATCCGAACGGTTTACGAACACCTTACTACCAGTTGCTTACGCTAAGGGGCGACAAGGAGTGTCAATTACTGATTTTGGTGAGTATTGGCCCTCAGCTGACAAAATTTTGTCCTTTGTATCTGCGCCAATTACCAGTCAATATGGAGAGATACACGGTGTAGTAATCCTTAAAGTCTCAAATGATTATGTGAATGAGGTAATGAAGCAACGCTCTGGCATGGGAGAAACCGGTGAATCTTTATTGATCGGGCCAGACTATACGATGCGATCTGATGCTTATCTTGACCCCGTTAATCGTACAGTGTCAGCATCATTTGCCAATCCTGAGTTAGGGTCAATTAAAACCGAAGGTTCAATTGCAGCTTTGCAAGGAGAGAGTGGTGGCATCATCACCAAAGATTACCGAGGAGTATCCGTTCTATCGACTTACACTCCCATTATGTGGGGCGATATCAACTTTGCTTTACTGGTAGAGATGGATGAGTCCGAGGCATTTCATGCGATTTTGCAAACCAGAAAGATTATCTTTGTCACCGTAATATTTCTTGCTGCTTTGATGGCCATCATCGCGATATTTCTTGCCACTGTACTAACCAGGCCTATTTTGAAATTAACCCATGCATCACAGTCTATCGCTGTAGGGGTACACACCGATGACGTGATTGTAAAACGTGACGATGAACTTGGGACGCTAACCAATAATTTCAATCAAATGAAGCATGCGATTAACCAGCAATTGCAAACTATCCGTACCCAAAAAGCGGCGCTGAACAAGAGCAATGAAGATCTTGAAGCCCAAGTCAAAGCACGCACTGCAGACTTAGAGGAGTCGAAAAAACGTTTTGAGCTTGCAATACATGGTAGTGGTGATGCCGTGTGGGAGTTTGAAGCATCTGGAAAGATGTGGTTTTCGCCTCGATTCTATGAAATTGTCGGTGAAAATATGATTATAACAAGCCGTGAACATTGGCATGAGTTAATCCATCCTGACGATTTTGCACGCACTTATGAGGCGATGAAAGCGCATATATTCCAGCAGCAGGCATTTAATATTGAATTTAGGGTTTATGGCAGCAATAAAAAGCTCATTTGGTTCCAGGCCAGAGCGAAATCACTGCGTGATGAAAACGGAATTGCTGTGCGCACCAGTGGTACCTTGACTGACATTTCATACCGTAAACAAATTGAACATGAACTGGCTGAGACGACAGAAAAAGCCAAGCTTGCAAGTAGAGCTAAAAGTGATTTTCTTGCCAATATGAGCCATGAAATTCGCACACCAATGAATGCCATCATTGGGATGAGTTATCTAGCTTTGCAAACTGAATTGAACTCTAAACAGCAAAATTATATCGAGAAAGTGAATTCGTCGGCAGAGTCACTACTTGGGATTATTAATGACATACTCGATTTTTCTAAAATTGAGGCTGGCAAGCTCAATATTGAACATACCGATTTTAACCTTGACGATATTTTTGACAATCTAGCAAATATTGCGGGGTTAAAAGCGGAAGAGAAAGGATTGGAGTTGATGTTCCAAATTTCTCCACAGGTACCCAAGTATCTGTTGGGAGATCCGCTTCGTCTTAGTCAGATCCTTATAAACCTAACCAATAATGCAGTTAAATTCACTCAACAAGGAGAGGTAGTCGTTAAGGTTGACGCACAAGAAATTGATGAAAATAGCGTGAAGCTATTGTTTTCAGTAAGAGATACAGGCGTTGGGATAAGTCCAGAAATCCAATCACAATTATTTACATCGTTTAGTCAGGCTGATACGTCTACTACGCGCAAGTTTGGTGGTACAGGATTAGGGCTTGCTATTTGCAAAAAGCTGACTGAGCTAATGGACGGCGATATTTGGGTTGATAGCCGTGAAGGTGAGGGCAGCACTTTTCATTTTAACCTTGTGTGTGATTTACAAACTCATATTTTCGAGAAACAGGCGCAGTTCCCAAGTGCTGATCAGAATAAAGCCTTCCATATTCTAGTTGTCGATGACAATAAGTCATCACGTAAAATTCTTCTCGAAATGCTAAGTGTTCATGGTTTCAAAGTTGATGAAGCAATAAGTGGGCTGAAAGCTATTGATATGCTGGTAGCTAGAGATAAAACAACGCCTTATGACCTAGTATTAATGGATTGGAAGATGCCTGAAATGGACGGTATCAAAGCAGCAGAGATCATTCAGACACATCAACAACTCACCCATTATCCAACTGTCATTATGGTTACAGCCTATGGCAAAGAGGAAGCGGCAGAAGCGGCTAGAAACATCAATATTGAAGGATTTTTAACTAAGCCAGTTGTCGAAAATCAGCTTATTGCAGCCATATTATCGTCTCTGGGTATAGCTTATGAAAGTGCTCCTGTGAGCAAGACAAGTAAGCTTACTGATTTTGCTATCAGCAACCTAGAGGGAGCGAAAATACTATTGGTGGAAGACAACGCTGTAAACCAGGAGTTAGCGAAAGAGCTGTTGGTTAGTAGTGATATAGAAGTCACGGTTGCCAACAATGGCCAAGAAGCACTGGATATACTTGAAACTGCAGATTTTGATTGTGTGTTGATGGATTGCCAAATGCCAGTGATGGATGGTTATGAGGCGACTAAAGCAATAAGACAACAGAAAAAATTTAATAAGTTACCTATTATTGCGATGACGGCCAATGCAATGGTTGGTGACAGAGAAAAAGTGATCGCATGCGGGATGAATGATCATGTTCCCAAACCAATAAGAGTAAAGGAGTTATTTTCAACGCTCAGTAAATGGATTTTGCGAAGCCCAGTCGTCGATTCACTGACTAAATTCAAACAGTTTGAAGTTAGCCCTGAATTACTCGAGCTAGTACCAAAGCTCCCAGGTGTTGATAAAACCCTAGGGCTTAACATTTGCCAAAACAACGTTGACCTCTATTTAAAACTGCTGAAAATTTTTCACGATAATGAGCAGCATTTTACTGAAAACTTTACCCAACTCATGTTGGCCGAAGATAAGCAGTCTGCCTGTCGAATGGCACATTCATTAAAAGGTGCCGCTGGAAATATAGGCGCAACTCATATTCAACAAGCTGCTGCCAAATTGGAGTTAGCTTGTCACGAAAACAAGTCATTAGAAGAGTTGTCCAGTGAGCTAGATCTGGTGACATCTTCAATGGCCGCCACAATTGCTGACATGTCAAAAATTGATTTTGAATATTTATTGGGAGCAATCAATCAGGCATCTGAGCAATCTGATATTACGCAAGTAGAAAATCTGACCGAAGAGGTCGCTAAGCTTAAGCAGTTACTTGAAACATTTAGTACTGATGCTTTGAGTCACTTTGAGTTGATACGAGGTGCGTTAGAGGACGCTGCTGGTCGTAAAACAGTTGCAAAACTACATCGCATGATTGATGGGTTTGAATTTGAACGTGCAGTTGAGCATGTAGATCAACTCGCAACTAAGCTAGCTGAAAAAACTAGACACGAACTTTAA
- a CDS encoding VCBS domain-containing protein, translating into MNNKLLLPLIIATGLVGCGGDDGAELDANTRGSIEIIGSDFYAGATLSAIATDADGIKEDTITYVWSTGTIGTSYTITEADEGTIISVSANYTDNAGFTEGVGASTPTINPTLNVSASIIKGPIDGANCDIFEVDDSGAAVLPAQGTATSDASGGVTFIDVHFEGLGLITCTGGTYTDESTGLTLNAPQLRSVVTVDEFRVAKDEEGNDATDENGDLILVIPTYVVSPLTEMAVQNAGSDLNQFAEAAEIINGRFGIRFDTTEVLPTLVGTVELGADGAEDADRYGSVLALLSQVDADNADADLSTVMEQLASDVADGSFSEVSLVTLETAQINLQTTSQVAGSVDEELLNVIGAAVGYNNDPVAAIIEGEFGGTVQHTAVNPLTGSLTIIDPNFEEDAFVAQTDVALDYGSFSISANGSWSYTVDTANDTLASLELGESVTDSITIASIDGTTADIVIRVASLTQVVKISDTGGDTGEIRFSVDNLRQGKLTASISKEVALGSDGNIKDAYITLYGSSGSSSESLVDLRIQGTQTQADGTVIEPRFFVRNTDSDAYPGNIITAPFVEEQFYDVEIEWDLDQADQITVTIDGVVIGGGSFSTAAVVDSDYTSLDQWFADGVKAIQFRFGDNDRTIPFGSFYVDNIEVFSDTAGTASVFSDDFESYDAGETLDGVDSKYGLAIYSEVIVFDAGEGTEEPTPAVFFDLTGRIAADEATTTGLVSVLDPDEGEAFIVQATLMGTYGSLAILEDGSWTYSLNTADPVIAALVVGESEIDTFTIESLDGTTAELIITITGTVVVDTGANNVARMADTTTDADAELRLTTDPLAEGSISATIKLQAIDGFTATPGVSEDNTAYISIYGGSASSSNLTGEIIFAKDGKVKYRDAAKSQQTIEGLTYFDDTDIDVVIDWTATGYSVSIDGGTTFYGPYEAINTGTATETYQIRIGSSSKESAKELLADDVVIADETDMAVLSEDFESYADGEDLSSTYSSSAEATVRTIAGTSVNKVARMADTTTDADAELRLTTAALAEGSISASIKLQAIAGFTATPGVDEDNTAYISIYGGSASSSNLTGEIIFSNDGKVKYRDAAKSQQVIDGLTHTNDTDIDVVLEWTATGYSLSIDGGTTFYGPYVAINTGTATETYQIRIGSSSKESAKELLADDIVIADANNTAVLSEDFESYAVGDDLSTIYSSSAEATVQQD; encoded by the coding sequence ATGAATAATAAATTACTTTTACCGCTCATCATTGCGACAGGCCTAGTAGGTTGTGGCGGTGATGACGGTGCTGAACTCGATGCTAATACTCGCGGTAGTATAGAAATAATCGGAAGCGACTTTTATGCTGGCGCCACGCTCTCTGCAATAGCTACTGATGCTGACGGAATTAAAGAAGACACCATTACATACGTTTGGTCAACAGGTACTATTGGCACATCTTACACAATTACTGAAGCCGACGAAGGCACAATCATATCTGTTTCTGCCAATTATACCGATAATGCAGGCTTTACAGAAGGTGTAGGTGCATCAACACCTACTATCAACCCAACCCTAAATGTTTCAGCTAGCATTATTAAGGGCCCTATTGATGGTGCAAACTGCGACATATTTGAAGTTGATGATAGTGGTGCTGCAGTTCTTCCTGCGCAAGGCACTGCAACCTCTGACGCTTCAGGTGGCGTTACATTTATCGACGTACACTTCGAAGGTTTAGGTTTAATTACTTGTACTGGTGGTACTTATACTGACGAATCAACAGGTTTAACCTTAAATGCTCCTCAACTACGATCTGTAGTGACTGTCGATGAATTTAGAGTTGCTAAAGATGAAGAGGGTAATGATGCCACAGATGAAAATGGAGATTTAATACTCGTAATACCTACCTATGTTGTCTCACCTTTAACCGAAATGGCTGTTCAAAACGCGGGTAGTGATTTAAACCAGTTTGCTGAAGCAGCTGAGATAATTAATGGTCGTTTTGGTATTCGTTTTGATACAACAGAGGTGCTTCCTACTTTAGTTGGTACTGTTGAACTTGGTGCTGATGGTGCTGAAGATGCCGATAGATATGGTTCTGTGCTAGCGCTACTATCACAAGTTGATGCAGACAACGCAGACGCAGATTTATCTACCGTTATGGAACAACTTGCTAGTGACGTCGCTGATGGCTCTTTTTCTGAAGTGTCTTTAGTGACACTTGAGACAGCACAAATTAATTTACAAACGACTTCACAAGTTGCTGGTTCTGTTGATGAGGAGCTACTTAATGTAATTGGAGCCGCTGTTGGTTATAACAATGACCCTGTTGCTGCAATCATCGAAGGTGAATTTGGCGGTACTGTTCAACATACTGCTGTTAATCCACTAACTGGTTCACTCACCATTATTGATCCAAACTTTGAAGAAGATGCTTTTGTTGCTCAAACTGATGTAGCACTTGATTATGGTTCTTTTAGTATTAGCGCCAACGGTAGCTGGTCTTACACGGTTGACACTGCAAATGACACTTTAGCGAGCCTTGAACTAGGTGAATCTGTAACAGACTCAATCACTATCGCTTCTATTGATGGTACGACTGCTGATATTGTTATTCGTGTTGCTTCACTTACTCAAGTTGTAAAAATAAGCGATACAGGCGGCGATACGGGTGAGATTAGATTTAGCGTTGATAACCTTCGTCAAGGTAAGCTGACTGCATCTATATCTAAAGAGGTTGCGCTTGGTAGTGATGGAAATATTAAAGATGCTTATATTACGCTTTATGGTTCATCTGGTAGTTCTAGTGAATCGCTTGTAGATTTGCGTATTCAAGGAACTCAAACTCAAGCCGATGGTACTGTAATTGAACCTCGTTTCTTTGTTCGAAATACTGACAGTGACGCTTATCCTGGCAATATTATCACTGCACCATTTGTTGAAGAGCAGTTTTATGATGTAGAAATCGAATGGGACTTAGATCAAGCAGATCAAATCACAGTGACTATTGATGGGGTAGTGATTGGTGGAGGTTCATTCTCTACTGCAGCAGTTGTTGACTCTGATTATACAAGCTTAGACCAGTGGTTTGCTGATGGTGTTAAAGCTATCCAATTTAGATTTGGTGATAATGATAGAACGATTCCTTTCGGTTCTTTCTATGTTGATAACATTGAAGTATTTTCTGATACCGCTGGCACTGCAAGCGTGTTTTCAGATGACTTTGAAAGCTATGATGCAGGTGAGACTTTAGATGGTGTAGACAGCAAGTACGGCTTAGCTATTTACTCAGAAGTTATTGTATTTGATGCAGGTGAGGGCACAGAAGAGCCTACACCAGCAGTATTCTTTGATTTAACGGGAAGAATTGCAGCTGATGAAGCAACGACTACAGGTTTGGTAAGTGTACTTGACCCAGATGAAGGCGAAGCATTTATTGTTCAGGCAACCTTAATGGGTACATACGGTTCATTAGCAATATTAGAAGATGGCTCTTGGACATATTCACTTAATACTGCTGATCCCGTTATTGCAGCACTTGTTGTTGGTGAAAGTGAAATCGATACCTTTACTATTGAATCTTTGGATGGTACTACCGCTGAATTAATTATCACTATTACAGGCACAGTTGTTGTTGATACCGGAGCAAACAATGTTGCTAGAATGGCTGATACTACAACAGACGCCGATGCCGAGCTACGTTTAACCACAGATCCACTTGCTGAAGGCTCTATTTCTGCAACCATTAAGCTACAAGCAATTGATGGTTTCACTGCTACACCAGGTGTTTCTGAAGATAATACCGCTTACATCAGTATTTACGGCGGCTCAGCTTCTTCAAGTAACTTAACTGGCGAAATAATCTTTGCTAAAGACGGTAAGGTTAAATATCGTGATGCAGCAAAATCGCAGCAAACCATTGAAGGCTTAACTTATTTTGATGATACCGATATTGACGTTGTTATCGATTGGACTGCAACAGGTTATTCAGTTTCAATTGATGGTGGTACAACCTTCTACGGCCCATATGAAGCAATCAATACAGGTACAGCAACAGAAACGTATCAAATCCGTATTGGTAGCTCTTCTAAAGAGTCAGCAAAAGAATTACTCGCTGATGATGTCGTCATTGCTGATGAAACAGATATGGCAGTATTATCTGAAGACTTTGAAAGTTATGCTGACGGTGAAGATTTAAGCTCTACTTACTCAAGCTCTGCTGAAGCAACTGTTAGGACCATAGCGGGAACGAGTGTAAATAAAGTTGCTAGAATGGCTGACACAACAACAGACGCCGATGCTGAGTTACGTTTAACAACAGCGGCTCTTGCTGAAGGTTCTATTTCTGCAAGCATTAAGCTTCAAGCCATTGCTGGCTTCACTGCTACACCCGGTGTTGATGAAGATAATACCGCTTACATTAGTATTTATGGTGGTTCTGCCTCTTCAAGTAACCTAACTGGCGAAATAATCTTTAGTAATGATGGTAAGGTTAAGTATCGCGATGCAGCAAAATCGCAGCAGGTTATTGATGGCTTAACGCATACAAACGATACGGACATTGATGTAGTGCTTGAATGGACAGCAACGGGTTATTCACTTTCAATTGATGGTGGCACAACCTTCTACGGTCCTTATGTTGCCATTAATACAGGGACTGCGACAGAGACGTATCAAATCCGTATTGGTAGCTCTTCGAAAGAGTCAGCAAAAGAGTTACTCGCTGATGACATTGTTATCGCTGATGCAAACAATACGGCAGTGCTATCTGAGGACTTCGAAAGTTATGCAGTGGGTGACGATCTAAGTACGATTTACTCTAGTTCTGCCGAAGCAACAGTGCAACAAGACTAA
- a CDS encoding sugar ABC transporter substrate-binding protein, producing MCNSEIKVWLFGFAAIVATGFAQAQEQVRMPETQQSNQAEINWQKVVSLQGNELIQYVDSLKLSGQASLNFWKQLPLSHANHQVAHFYNSQAFPIYMRRYPRPQKDAIEFTPNMGTKIISPIDGNTLMLPFTDYYPIDSGIYGDAKKTYKIGFSTHGLEHPWLMNSAASAQWQANELTNVELSIADAQFDNQVQAKHIDTWIEQQYDGILIWPMQEAPTGPPVDRAYKANIPVVSIDRLVGSARVSKQITGNFAANGAQQAMYLVDRLYKELGTVKANVVLVRKPLGSTADAMRTGHFLKVLSYFPEINIIESVHNNSDREDSLQQVAKALVSHSIIDVVFCTGAEQAMGAVKAIDDANRWNSRAGGNKVIVLSNDELHSSLDAIKEGKIAMAAPYTPFLASLGLRVLLKHIETGTGHKNITTPDLPMITKQRMNIFGVDTLSAEDWLPYSYGSTNE from the coding sequence ATGTGTAACTCAGAAATCAAAGTATGGCTATTTGGGTTCGCTGCCATCGTTGCAACAGGTTTTGCGCAAGCGCAAGAACAGGTGCGTATGCCTGAAACACAGCAAAGTAATCAAGCAGAGATTAATTGGCAAAAGGTGGTATCACTGCAAGGGAACGAGTTAATTCAGTATGTCGACAGCTTAAAATTATCAGGACAAGCTTCGTTGAATTTTTGGAAGCAGTTACCGCTGAGCCACGCAAATCATCAAGTTGCTCATTTCTATAATAGTCAGGCGTTTCCCATCTATATGCGTCGCTACCCAAGACCGCAAAAAGATGCCATAGAGTTTACGCCCAATATGGGTACGAAAATTATCAGTCCGATTGATGGTAACACTTTGATGCTGCCATTTACTGATTACTATCCAATTGATTCAGGTATTTATGGTGATGCTAAAAAGACCTACAAAATTGGTTTTTCTACTCATGGATTAGAGCACCCGTGGTTAATGAACAGTGCGGCCTCTGCGCAGTGGCAAGCGAACGAGTTGACCAACGTGGAGTTATCGATAGCAGATGCTCAGTTTGATAATCAGGTGCAAGCCAAGCATATCGATACTTGGATTGAACAACAATATGATGGAATTTTGATTTGGCCAATGCAAGAGGCTCCTACTGGGCCTCCTGTAGATAGAGCATATAAAGCGAATATACCTGTTGTATCGATTGACAGGCTAGTGGGCTCAGCAAGAGTAAGTAAACAAATAACAGGTAACTTTGCTGCGAATGGCGCTCAGCAAGCGATGTACCTTGTAGATAGGCTTTATAAAGAGCTTGGAACTGTAAAAGCGAATGTGGTCTTAGTAAGAAAGCCGCTTGGAAGCACGGCCGATGCCATGCGCACTGGGCACTTTTTGAAAGTTTTAAGCTACTTTCCTGAAATCAACATTATAGAAAGTGTTCACAATAACTCTGATCGAGAAGACTCGTTGCAACAAGTCGCAAAAGCGTTAGTTAGCCACTCGATTATTGACGTAGTGTTTTGCACTGGCGCTGAGCAGGCCATGGGCGCTGTGAAAGCAATCGATGATGCTAATCGTTGGAATAGCAGAGCCGGGGGAAACAAGGTGATAGTACTCAGCAATGATGAGCTTCATTCTTCATTAGATGCAATAAAAGAAGGGAAGATCGCAATGGCGGCCCCTTATACTCCCTTTTTAGCGTCTCTTGGGCTTAGAGTACTACTCAAGCATATTGAAACTGGCACCGGACACAAAAACATTACTACACCCGATTTACCCATGATCACCAAGCAAAGGATGAATATCTTTGGTGTAGATACTCTGTCTGCTGAAGATTGGTTGCCATACAGTTATGGAAGTACCAACGAATGA